The following proteins come from a genomic window of Miscanthus floridulus cultivar M001 chromosome 2, ASM1932011v1, whole genome shotgun sequence:
- the LOC136538128 gene encoding thioredoxin-like protein AAED1, chloroplastic isoform X2, with the protein MAAPAAASLVARVSLPPRLRPTAASPLGPSVHGPRSRRRHLRFRRSPSSSAGTAAASSPSVPSSSPETPGSGIGDALGDVEIYSAATGEPVLFRDLWDQNEGVAVVALLRHFGCPCCWELASVLRDTKERFDSAGVKLIAVGVGTPAKARILAERLPFPLEYLYADPDRKVLNELNAWTYHTIFHIWRIISWVYILVLVAHSSIRPVRKCFHGLTPLRRR; encoded by the exons ATGGCCGCACCGGCGGCCGCCTCGCTAGTCGCACGCGTCTCCCTCCCGCCGCGCCTTCGCCCAACCGCCGCTTCTCCCCTTGGCCCCTCTGTCCACGGTCCCCGCAGCCGCCGTCGGCACCTCCGTTTCCGCCGTTCACCATCATCGTCGGCGGGGACTGCGGCCGCGAGCTCCCCATCCGTGCCCTCCTCTTCCCCGGAGACCCCCGGGTCAGGTATTGGCGATGCCCTCGGTGATGTCGAAATCTACTCTGCGGCCACCGGCGAGCCCGTCCTGTTCAGGGACCTGTGGGATCAGAACGAG GGAGTGGCTGTTGTTGCACTGCTAAGGCATTTTGGGTGCCCTTGTTG CTGGGAGTTGGCCTCTGTTCTTAGGGACACAAAAGAGAGATTTGATTCTGCTGGAGTAAAACTGATTGCTGTTGGTGTTGGCACTCCAGCTAAAGCCCGTATTCTTGCTGAGCGC TTACCCTTTCCGTTGGAATACCTCTATGCAGATCCTGATCGGAAG GTGTTGAATGAGCTAAATGCATGGACATACCATACCATATTTCATATTTG GCGTATAATCTCTTGGGTCTATATTTTGGTGTTGGTCGCACATTCTTCAATCCGGCCAGT GCGAAAGTGCTTTCACGGTTTGACTCCCTTAAGGAGGCGGTGA
- the LOC136513224 gene encoding uncharacterized protein gives MATNEKFDVRAPFFDGTDYDYWKARMTNYLKGKSLKLWKITQNATYVIPAEEPTDAAEIGLLETNHRAVAILQASICKTEYDRVSSEDLAYQIWEKLRKYHEGSNTVKNRKFEIHRKEFDAFCQLPSESIDDMFARFQVIVNKMKAMNSNMPYDDHARALRLLHSLNDEWDMKVEAIVESVGYETLTTDELYSKLKSKEIEIVSKRKLKNPTAASSSDVPMALVSGNKTNTNANPNVSSFALSSLCHVADEELEVLDDDQLVLLSNKFKRVYDNRRNRRRSDGCFNCGERGHFAADCPNKQRSFEQGNNSSRRQEKFRERKKKKDKQWKKGGQKYSDKQVAKAANVLLSSLGQYVSGGSSDSSDSDSEDETPKKKTDGLCFITDAGINGGICTMALEGDASTDSNDETSDDEVGGEEDIWIMDSGCSRHMTGDDKWFSSLTPTSVKENITFGDKSQGKVMAHGCIKVTDKYTLKDVALVKNLHYNLLSVSQLLEDDFEDEAFSHVHDLVLKLKNELSNNAVRAIRSDNGDDEIGQDIFEDEKEEDGCDDDDDDDAQPAMQGEPSAQPEQAPSTTLEDGPSPTRTSTVEPAASPTVDHVPAAVEGEAISERTAPRHIQNRHPAKNIIDVGHALSDSNWVNAMHEELENFARNQVWVLVDPPPSCKPIGTKWVFKNKQGEDGHVVRNKARLVAQGFSQKEGIDYGETFAPVARLEAIRILLAFAASRGYKLYQMDVKSAFLNGFIEEEVYVKQLPGFEHPNFPDRVFKLQKALYGLKQAPRAWQGNDTLIVQIYVDDIIFGGSSHALVKKFADVMSKEFEMSMMGELNFFLGLQIKQTSEGTFVHQGKYTKDVLKKFAMDDAKPISTPMPTSAALDADEDGEPVDQKEYRSMIGSLLRPPGLLTVRR, from the exons ATGGCGACCAATGAAAAGTTTGATGTTCGCGCtccgttttttgatgggactgatTATGATTACTGGAAGGCACGTATGACCAACTATCTCAAAGGCAAGTCGCTGAAGCTATGGAAAATCACACAAAATGCCACATATGTGATTCCAGCTGAGGAACCGACTGACGCCGCTGAGATCGGGCTTCTTGAAACAAATCATCGTGCTGTTGCTATTTTACAGGCTTCTATTTGTAAAACTGAATATGATCGGGTTTCTAGTGAAGATCTCGCTTATCAGATCTGGGAGAAACTTAGAAAATATCATGAAGGCTCAAACACTGTGAAAAACCGAAAATTTGAGATTCACCGAAAAGAGTTTGATGCTTTTTGCCAATTGCCTAGTGAGTCTATTGATGACATGTTTGCACGTTTTCAAGTGATTGTTAATAAGATGAAGGCCATGAATAGCAATATGCCTTATGATGATCATGCTAGGGCTCTCAGATTATTACATTCACTTAATGATGAATGGGATATGAAAGTTGAGGCGATCGTTGAATCTGTAGGTTATGAGACTCTCACCACTGATGAGCTTTACAGTAAGCTCAAATCAAAAGAGATTGAAATTGTTTCTAAGCGTAAATTGAAAAATCCCACAGCTGCTTCTTCTTCTGACGTTCCAATGGCTTTGGTTTCTGGAAATAAGACTAACACTAATGCTAATCCAAATGTTTCCAGTTTTGCTTTGTCTTCTTTGTGTCATGTTGCAGATGAGGAGTTGGAGGTGCTAGATGATGATCAGCTTGTACTGCTCTCCAACAAGTTTAAGCGTGTGTATGACAACAGGCGTAATAGAAGACGTTCAGATGGCTGCTTCAACTGTGGTGAGCGAGGACACTTTGCTGCTGATTGCCCAAACAAGCAGAGATCTTTTGAGCAGGGCAATAACTCCTCCAGGCGCCAGGAGAAGTtcagggagaggaagaagaagaaggataagcaaTGGAAGAAAGGCGGACAAAAATACTCTGACAAGCAAGTCGCTAAGGCTGCAAATGTTTTGTTATCTTCTCTTGGACAGTATGTTTCAGGTGGCTCGTCAGACTCCAGCGATTCAGATTCCGAGGATGAGACACCCAAGAAGAAGACAGACGGACTTTGCTTCATCACTGACGCCGGCATCAATGGTGGGATATGTACTATGGCCTTGGAGGGTGATGCATCAACCGACAGCAACGATGAAACTTCTGATGATGAG GTTGGAGGCGAGGAGGACATATGGATAATGGACTCCGgttgttcgcgccacatgaccggagatgataaatggttctccagcctcaccCCCACGAGCGTAAAGGAAAACATCACTTTTGGGGATAAAAGTCAAGGTAAGGTAATGGCGCATGGCTGTATCAAGGTAACAGATAAATACACGTTAAAGGACGTCGCATTGGTAAAGAATTTGCATTATAATTTGCTGTCTGTTTCGCAACTTCTTGAGGATGATTTTGAG GATGAGGCTTTCTCACATGTTCATGATCTTGTTCTGAAGCTGAAAAATGAGTTGTCAAATAATGCCGTTAGAGCAATTCGCAGTGACAACG GTGATGACGAGATCGGGCAGGATATTTTTGAGGATGAGAAAGAGGAAGATGGatgtgacgacgacgatgacgatgatgcccAGCCTGCGATGCAGGGGGAGCCTAGCGCCCAGCCTGAGCAGGCGCCCTCCACCACTTTGGAGGATGGACCATCGCCGACACGTACATCTACAGTAGAGCCTGCAGCTTCACCGACTGTTGATCATGTACCGGCTGCAGTTGAGGGGGAGGCGATTTCAGAACGTACAGCACCACGACACATTCAGAATCGTCATCCTGCCAAGAACATAATAG ATGTTGGACATGCTTTATCTGATTCTAACtgggtcaatgccatgcatgaggagTTAGAAAATTTTGCACGGAATCAGGTTTGGGTTTTGGTTGATCCTCCTCCTTCTTGTAAACcaattggaactaaatgggtttttaagaacaaacaaggggaagatggTCATGTTGTTAGAAATAAAGCTAGGCTGGTTGCTCAGGGCTTTTCTCAAAAAGAGGGTATTGATTATGGTGAAACTTTTGCTCCTGTTGCTcgtttagaagccattcgtattttGCTTGCATTTGCTGCTTCACGTGGATAtaagctttatcaaatggatgtgaaaagtgcttttctgAATGGTTTTATAGAAGAAGAAGTTTATGTTAAACAACTGCCTGGTTTTGAACATCCCAATTTTCCTGATCGTGTTTTTAAGTTGCAAAAGGCtttatatggtttgaagcaagcacctcgtGCTTG GCAAGGAAATGACACTTTAATAGTTCAGatttatgtggatgatatcatttTCGGTGGTTCCTCTCATGCTCTTGTGAAAAAGTTTGCAGATGTGATgagtaaagaatttgagatgtctatgatgggcGAGCTGAATTTCTTtcttggcttacaaataaaacaaACTTCGGAAGGTACATTTGTGCATCAAGGAAAGTACACGAAGGATGTCCTGAAGAAGTTTGCGATGGATGATGCGAAGCCAATTTCTACGCCCATGCCGACTAGCGCTGCTTTGGATGCTGATGAGGACGGAGAGCCCGTGGATCAGAAGGAATATCGAAGCATGATTGGGTCGCTGCT GCGTCCCCCAGGACTTCTCACCGTCAGGCGGTGA
- the LOC136538128 gene encoding thioredoxin-like protein AAED1, chloroplastic isoform X1 has translation MAAPAAASLVARVSLPPRLRPTAASPLGPSVHGPRSRRRHLRFRRSPSSSAGTAAASSPSVPSSSPETPGSGIGDALGDVEIYSAATGEPVLFRDLWDQNEGVAVVALLRHFGCPCCWELASVLRDTKERFDSAGVKLIAVGVGTPAKARILAERLPFPLEYLYADPDRKAYNLLGLYFGVGRTFFNPASAKVLSRFDSLKEAVKNYTIEATPDDRAGVLQQGGMFVFKAKELLYARKDEGTGDHAPLDDVLNICCKVPVT, from the exons ATGGCCGCACCGGCGGCCGCCTCGCTAGTCGCACGCGTCTCCCTCCCGCCGCGCCTTCGCCCAACCGCCGCTTCTCCCCTTGGCCCCTCTGTCCACGGTCCCCGCAGCCGCCGTCGGCACCTCCGTTTCCGCCGTTCACCATCATCGTCGGCGGGGACTGCGGCCGCGAGCTCCCCATCCGTGCCCTCCTCTTCCCCGGAGACCCCCGGGTCAGGTATTGGCGATGCCCTCGGTGATGTCGAAATCTACTCTGCGGCCACCGGCGAGCCCGTCCTGTTCAGGGACCTGTGGGATCAGAACGAG GGAGTGGCTGTTGTTGCACTGCTAAGGCATTTTGGGTGCCCTTGTTG CTGGGAGTTGGCCTCTGTTCTTAGGGACACAAAAGAGAGATTTGATTCTGCTGGAGTAAAACTGATTGCTGTTGGTGTTGGCACTCCAGCTAAAGCCCGTATTCTTGCTGAGCGC TTACCCTTTCCGTTGGAATACCTCTATGCAGATCCTGATCGGAAG GCGTATAATCTCTTGGGTCTATATTTTGGTGTTGGTCGCACATTCTTCAATCCGGCCAGT GCGAAAGTGCTTTCACGGTTTGACTCCCTTAAGGAGGCGGTGAAGAATTATACAATCGAAGCCACCCCAGATGATAGGGCAGGTGTCCTACAACAG GGTGGAATGTTTGTGTTCAAAGCTAAAGAACTGTTGTATGCAAGGAAAGATGAGGGCACAGGCGACCATGCACCTTTGGATGATGTGCTCAATATTTGCTGCAAAGTTCCTGTAACCTAA
- the LOC136536180 gene encoding uncharacterized protein: MAAYCREVYQLEDKFDGLDLNHIQRCLNKAANALAKVASSQETMPTGIFASNQYKPSVRYVEPEQTGDVSPALGSGANRPLAPSNPKVMELDEDLVTEPDLLCDWRTPYLDYLLLEALPMDKMEAQRLARRAKSFVLIEGEHYRQSHTEILQRCIPIEQGKWLMSDIHSGVCGLHVVPRTLVGNAFQ; the protein is encoded by the coding sequence atggctgcatattgccgagaagtctaccagctggaggacaagtttgatggtcttgATCTCAATCACATCCAGAGGTGTCTCAACAAGGCGGCCAATGCGCTAGCAAAAGTGGCATCCAGCCAAGAGACGATGCCAACAGGCATCTTCGCCAGtaatcagtacaagccctcggtccgctatGTGGAGCCAGAACAGACCGGTGATGTGTCGCCcgccctaggctcaggggctaaccggCCGTTAGCTCCATCTaaccctaaagtcatggagcttgacgaggatctagTGACAGAGCCCGACCTTCTGTGCGactggaggacgccttacctcgactacctcctccttgaggcgctgccgatggacaaaatggaggctcagcggctcgcacgtcgcgctaagtcctttgtccttattgagggcgagcACTACAGGCAAAGCCACACCGAGAttctacagcgctgcatccccatcgaacaagggaagtggTTGATGAGCGATATCCATAGTGGGGTCTGCGGGCTCCATGTCGTacctaggaccctggtcggaAACGCATTCCAATAG